Proteins found in one Quercus robur chromosome 2, dhQueRobu3.1, whole genome shotgun sequence genomic segment:
- the LOC126696156 gene encoding uncharacterized protein LOC126696156, translated as MALEDMEKASLITPRGTYCYKVTPFGLKNASATYQRAAATLLHDLIHKEVEVYVDDMIVKSKDCEGHILALRKFFERIQFYKLSHSLFMVYGMEAALPIEMGVRSLRTVLESEIPEADWLQSRYDQLCMLDEKRLKALHHIQGYQRRLRKAFDKKVRTRDLTLGDLVLKEIQASVQDANGKFKQNWVGPYIIK; from the exons ATGGCTCTAGAAGATATGGAGAAAGCCTCCCTTATCACTCCACGAGGGACATATTGCTACAAAGTCACgccatttggccttaaaaatgctAGTGCTACTTACCAACGAGCAGCCGCCACTTTGTTACATGATTTGATCCATAAAGAAGTAgaggtttatgttgatgatatgatagtgAAGTCCAAAGACTGTGAAGGACACATACTAGCTTTAAGGAAGTTCTTTGAAAGAATCCAGTTCTACAAGTT GAGCCACTCCTTATTCATGGTGTATGGGATGGAAGCAGCCCTTCCCATTGAGATGGGTGTCCGTTCACTAAGGACAGTATTGGAAAGTGAAATCCCTGAAGCAGATTGGTTACAAAGCAGATATGATCAGTTGTGCATGCTAGATGAGAAAAGACTCAAAGCCTTGCATCATATTCAAGGTTACCAAAGGAGGCTTAGGAAAGCTTTTGATAAGAAAGTGAGAACTAGAGATTTGACGTTGGGGGATTTAGTGTTGAAAGAAATCCAAGCCTCGGTTCAAGATGCAAATGGAAAGTTCAAGCAAAATTGGGTAGGCCCATACATCATCAAGTAG